A window from Cryobacterium sp. SO1 encodes these proteins:
- a CDS encoding response regulator transcription factor — protein sequence MSALIRVLLVDDQALVRAGFRIILESEPGIVVVGEAADGAAAISQAAALQPDVVCMDVQMPGMDGLTATRTIVADPASRAAVLVLTTFDREDYLFSALQHGASGFLLKNATPEALVEAVQVLARGDALLSPEITRRVIERFARGALPSSAPTGAPDGARALLPEPAEVGELTDREREVFELIALGLANAEIAARLYLGEATVKTHVSKVLQKLGLRDRIQAVVYAYEHGIVVPGAAQQR from the coding sequence ATGAGCGCGCTGATCCGGGTGCTCCTCGTCGACGATCAGGCTCTGGTGCGTGCCGGGTTCCGCATCATCCTGGAGTCCGAGCCGGGCATCGTGGTCGTCGGCGAGGCCGCGGACGGGGCCGCCGCGATCAGCCAGGCCGCCGCCCTGCAACCCGACGTGGTCTGCATGGATGTGCAGATGCCGGGCATGGACGGTCTCACCGCCACCCGCACGATCGTCGCGGACCCGGCCAGCCGCGCCGCAGTGCTGGTGCTCACCACCTTCGACCGGGAGGACTACCTGTTCTCCGCCCTGCAGCACGGTGCCAGCGGGTTCCTCCTCAAGAACGCCACCCCCGAGGCGCTCGTAGAGGCCGTGCAGGTGCTCGCCCGCGGTGATGCGTTGCTCTCGCCCGAGATCACCCGGCGGGTCATCGAACGCTTCGCCCGCGGCGCGCTGCCGTCGTCTGCGCCAACCGGTGCGCCGGATGGCGCGCGGGCGCTCCTGCCGGAGCCCGCCGAGGTGGGCGAGCTCACCGACCGGGAGCGGGAAGTCTTCGAGCTGATCGCCCTGGGCCTCGCCAACGCCGAGATCGCCGCGCGGCTGTACCTCGGTGAAGCCACGGTGAAGACGCACGTGTCGAAGGTGTTGCAGAAACTCGGACTGCGCGACCGCATCCAGGCCGTTGTGTACGCGTACGAACACGGCATCGTCGTGCCGGGGGCGGCGCAGCAGCGCTGA
- a CDS encoding long-chain-fatty-acid--CoA ligase, translated as MNVFTTKPWLSSYAAGVPNTIADPTETLVDMIEGSTRRFGALVALDFFGGTMTYGQLGEEISRVANGLRRLGVKPGDRVALVLPNCPQHIVAFYAVLRLGAIVVEHNPLYTERELRHQFEDHGASVAIVWDKVYSMVRDFPRDMGLHTVVAVDVTRSMPLATRLALRLPISKSRTARAALTVAQPLKEAIEWSALVGSRRLRTAHPRPLLGDTAVLQYTSGTTGSPKGAILTHFNLQANAQQSEAWVPGLERGNEVFYGVLPMFHAYGLTLCLTVAMSIGARLVLFPKFDEGLVLNAVKRTPPTFLPAVPPIYDRLVTAAARKNISLRGTKYAISGAMSLPLTTVELWERATGGLLVEGYGMTECSPIAVGNPMGPSRRPGTVGVPFPSTEIRVVDPADPSVDRGFDEEGELLIRGPQVFSGYWDRPTETAQTLLPDGWLRTGDIVTVSPDGFVTIVDRIKELIITGGFNVSPSEVEAALLSHPDVADAAVVGLKSEHGGEDVVAAVVLIAGATLDVAGLREYCRTRISAYKVPRKIVEVDDLPRSLIGKVLRRKVRDNLEPAV; from the coding sequence ATGAACGTCTTCACGACCAAGCCCTGGTTGAGCTCCTACGCCGCTGGCGTGCCCAACACCATCGCGGACCCGACCGAGACCCTCGTCGACATGATCGAGGGCTCCACCCGTCGGTTCGGCGCCTTGGTGGCGTTGGACTTCTTCGGCGGCACCATGACCTACGGCCAGCTGGGCGAGGAGATCTCCCGGGTGGCCAACGGCCTGCGCCGCCTGGGCGTCAAGCCCGGTGACCGGGTCGCCCTGGTGCTGCCGAACTGCCCGCAGCACATCGTGGCGTTCTACGCGGTGCTGCGCCTCGGCGCGATCGTCGTGGAGCACAACCCGCTGTACACCGAACGGGAACTCCGCCACCAGTTCGAAGACCACGGCGCGAGCGTCGCCATCGTCTGGGACAAGGTCTACTCCATGGTGCGTGACTTCCCGCGCGATATGGGCCTGCACACTGTCGTTGCCGTCGACGTCACCCGGTCGATGCCGTTAGCCACCCGGTTGGCGCTGCGGCTGCCGATCTCCAAGTCCCGCACCGCCAGGGCCGCCCTCACCGTGGCCCAGCCGCTCAAGGAAGCCATCGAGTGGAGCGCCCTGGTGGGCTCCCGCCGGCTGCGCACCGCGCATCCGCGCCCGCTGCTCGGCGACACCGCGGTGCTGCAGTACACCAGCGGCACCACCGGCTCGCCCAAGGGAGCCATCCTCACCCACTTCAACCTGCAGGCCAACGCCCAGCAGAGCGAGGCCTGGGTGCCCGGCCTCGAGCGCGGCAATGAGGTGTTCTACGGCGTCCTGCCGATGTTCCACGCCTACGGCCTCACCCTCTGCCTCACCGTCGCAATGTCGATCGGTGCCCGCCTGGTGCTGTTCCCCAAGTTCGACGAGGGCCTGGTGCTCAACGCCGTCAAGCGCACCCCACCCACGTTCCTGCCCGCGGTCCCGCCCATCTACGACAGGCTCGTCACCGCCGCCGCCAGGAAGAACATCAGCCTGCGCGGCACCAAATACGCCATCTCCGGGGCGATGAGCCTGCCCCTGACCACCGTTGAGCTGTGGGAGAGGGCCACCGGGGGCCTGCTCGTGGAGGGCTACGGTATGACCGAATGCTCCCCCATCGCGGTGGGCAACCCGATGGGCCCGAGCCGCCGACCCGGCACCGTGGGGGTGCCGTTCCCCAGCACCGAGATCCGGGTGGTCGACCCGGCGGACCCGTCGGTCGACCGAGGCTTCGACGAGGAGGGCGAACTGCTCATCCGCGGACCGCAGGTCTTCTCCGGTTACTGGGATCGCCCCACCGAGACCGCCCAGACACTGCTCCCGGACGGCTGGCTGCGCACCGGCGACATCGTCACGGTGTCGCCGGATGGCTTCGTCACCATCGTGGACCGCATCAAGGAACTGATCATCACCGGCGGGTTCAACGTGTCGCCGTCGGAGGTGGAGGCGGCCCTGCTGTCGCACCCCGACGTGGCCGATGCCGCCGTTGTCGGCCTCAAGAGTGAGCACGGCGGCGAGGATGTCGTGGCCGCTGTGGTGCTCATCGCCGGCGCCACCCTGGACGTGGCCGGGCTCCGGGAGTACTGCCGCACCCGCATCTCCGCGTACAAGGTGCCCCGCAAGATCGTCGAGGTCGACGACCTGCCCCGCTCGCTGATCGGCAAGGTCTTGCGCCGCAAAGTGCGCGACAACCTCGAACCGGCCGTCTGA
- a CDS encoding universal stress protein, with protein MVRTPPPVVVGVTPGQPDAVVLAASEFAAQFDAELICASVDPSRYRLEERPDGSMTSASFDPDALETAEAEFDPGLRAQIERVLHGRPVVWSTRALAGEPAKALGNLARTVRALMIIVGSREPSVRHTLRTFFIGSVAVRLAHGQQRPVVIIPLNPMPFGTELPWNEE; from the coding sequence ATGGTGCGCACACCCCCGCCAGTCGTCGTCGGTGTCACGCCAGGTCAGCCTGATGCCGTGGTCCTGGCCGCATCGGAATTCGCCGCCCAGTTCGACGCCGAGCTCATCTGCGCATCGGTGGATCCCAGCCGCTACAGGCTGGAAGAACGGCCCGACGGCAGCATGACCAGCGCGTCGTTCGACCCGGACGCCCTCGAAACGGCCGAGGCCGAGTTCGATCCCGGCCTGCGGGCGCAAATCGAACGCGTCCTGCACGGCAGACCCGTGGTCTGGTCCACCAGAGCCCTCGCCGGCGAACCCGCCAAGGCCCTCGGGAACCTCGCCCGCACAGTGCGCGCCCTCATGATCATCGTCGGCTCCCGCGAACCGTCCGTGCGGCACACCCTGCGCACGTTCTTCATCGGGTCAGTGGCCGTGCGCCTGGCCCACGGGCAACAACGACCGGTGGTCATCATCCCGCTCAACCCGATGCCTTTCGGAACCGAATTACCCTGGAACGAGGAGTAG
- a CDS encoding ABC transporter permease — protein sequence MSTETTPGTHTGSPPASTRAAHTAPNFWASVWLVATREIVSRLRSKAFLISTGILLLIAVGSVVAGGLMSANPSTTQVAVVGSAGSVVGESAGLTMVSADNVAAAEELVRDGTVEAAVVPSDSLLGVSVIALDSPPSAVMNALSVAPTVELLEPAEQGGFLVYIVALGFGLVFFMSALTFGSTIAQSVVEEKQTRVVEILMSAIPVRALLAGKVVGNSIMALGQIVAITLLVGIGMAVTGQRVLLADLGPAIGWFAVFFAFGFVMIAALFAATASMVSRQEDVGSTTAPVTYLVMIPYFLVVFFNDNPVVMAIMSYVPFSAPVGMPVRVFLGSAEWWEPVLALVILAVTTAGVIVLGSRIYRNSLLRMGGRVTIKQALRG from the coding sequence ATGAGCACCGAAACAACGCCGGGCACTCACACCGGGTCCCCGCCCGCCTCGACCAGGGCCGCCCACACCGCGCCCAACTTCTGGGCCAGCGTCTGGCTGGTCGCCACCCGGGAGATCGTCTCGCGCCTGCGCAGCAAGGCGTTTCTCATCTCTACCGGCATACTGCTGCTGATTGCGGTCGGCTCCGTCGTCGCCGGCGGCCTGATGAGCGCCAACCCGTCCACAACCCAGGTCGCCGTGGTCGGGTCGGCCGGCTCCGTCGTCGGCGAGTCCGCCGGTCTCACCATGGTCTCCGCCGACAACGTCGCGGCCGCCGAAGAGCTCGTGCGCGACGGCACCGTCGAAGCCGCCGTGGTTCCCAGCGACTCGCTGCTCGGCGTCAGTGTGATCGCCCTGGACTCGCCGCCGAGCGCGGTCATGAACGCGCTCAGCGTCGCCCCCACCGTCGAGCTGCTCGAGCCGGCCGAACAGGGCGGATTCCTCGTCTACATCGTGGCGCTCGGATTCGGCCTGGTGTTCTTCATGTCGGCACTCACCTTCGGTTCCACCATTGCGCAGAGCGTCGTCGAGGAGAAGCAGACCCGGGTAGTGGAGATTCTGATGTCCGCCATTCCGGTGCGTGCCCTCCTGGCTGGCAAGGTGGTGGGCAACTCCATCATGGCGCTGGGCCAAATCGTTGCTATCACACTCCTGGTGGGCATCGGCATGGCCGTCACCGGTCAACGGGTTCTGCTGGCCGATCTGGGGCCGGCGATCGGGTGGTTCGCGGTGTTCTTCGCCTTCGGCTTCGTGATGATCGCGGCCCTGTTCGCCGCGACGGCGTCGATGGTGTCCCGTCAGGAAGACGTCGGCTCCACCACGGCACCCGTGACCTACCTGGTGATGATCCCCTACTTCCTGGTGGTTTTCTTCAACGACAACCCGGTTGTGATGGCCATCATGTCCTACGTGCCGTTCTCGGCTCCGGTGGGCATGCCGGTGCGCGTCTTCCTGGGCTCGGCCGAGTGGTGGGAGCCGGTGCTGGCCCTGGTCATCCTCGCGGTGACCACCGCCGGGGTGATCGTTCTCGGCTCGCGCATCTACCGCAACTCGCTGCTGAGAATGGGCGGCCGCGTCACCATCAAGCAGGCCTTGCGCGGCTGA
- a CDS encoding sensor histidine kinase: MSTDVRTSRSADPLADGWLRPRGPRSGYRADAWVAVALAGGTALSLTLTRSAGIMDDSPAWLAVLWVALIALPLAARRRFPEIVALSVAVVFGVFGSIGLTDALFSSICLYVAIYSVGAWSHHRAVARWTRLGIIAGMFIWLFWSLIEQANQATTIPEMSREGFFSPYAAFGLLQVLLNLVYFWAAFYFGDAAWNAARRSAALEARTQELAAERERTAMQAVTLERLRIARELHDVVAHHVSVMGVQAGAARRILSRDPVGAGRAIGVIEVSARTAVEELRTMLGALRADDADCDAARPTHQSTSTRGVDQLAELARENTDAGLNVRHQVIGDPREVPGTIGLSLYRIAQEALTNTRKHAGAGATADLRLRYETDAVEVEITDTGRGAHARSVPAGAGAGAAGGLGHQGMRERVAAVGGTLVLANRPRGGYLVRARVPLAGASAPSTPDGLLPMTEQAAE, translated from the coding sequence ATGAGTACCGACGTCCGCACCTCCAGGTCCGCCGACCCGCTGGCCGACGGCTGGCTCCGGCCGCGCGGCCCCCGCTCCGGCTACCGGGCGGATGCCTGGGTGGCGGTGGCGCTGGCCGGCGGCACCGCGCTCAGCCTCACCCTCACCCGCAGCGCCGGCATCATGGACGACTCGCCCGCGTGGCTCGCTGTTTTGTGGGTGGCACTGATCGCCCTGCCGCTGGCGGCACGGCGGCGCTTCCCCGAAATCGTGGCGCTGTCGGTTGCGGTCGTTTTCGGTGTCTTCGGCTCGATCGGCCTTACGGATGCCCTCTTCTCGAGCATCTGCCTCTACGTGGCGATCTACTCGGTGGGGGCGTGGAGCCACCACCGAGCGGTGGCCAGGTGGACCCGGCTGGGCATCATCGCGGGCATGTTCATCTGGCTGTTCTGGAGCCTGATCGAACAGGCCAACCAGGCCACCACCATTCCCGAGATGTCCAGGGAGGGATTCTTCTCGCCCTACGCCGCCTTCGGTCTGCTCCAGGTGCTGCTCAACCTGGTCTACTTCTGGGCCGCGTTCTACTTCGGCGATGCCGCGTGGAATGCCGCCCGGCGCTCCGCGGCGCTCGAGGCCCGCACCCAAGAACTCGCCGCGGAACGCGAACGCACCGCCATGCAGGCCGTGACCCTGGAGCGGTTGCGCATTGCCAGGGAACTGCACGATGTGGTCGCCCACCACGTATCGGTGATGGGCGTGCAGGCCGGCGCGGCACGACGCATCCTGAGCCGTGACCCGGTCGGCGCCGGCCGAGCGATCGGGGTGATCGAAGTGAGCGCCCGCACCGCTGTGGAGGAGCTGCGAACGATGCTCGGCGCCCTCCGCGCCGACGACGCAGACTGCGACGCCGCCCGGCCCACCCATCAGAGCACCAGCACCCGCGGGGTCGACCAGCTGGCCGAGCTGGCCCGGGAGAACACCGACGCCGGCCTGAACGTGCGGCATCAGGTGATCGGCGACCCGCGCGAGGTGCCCGGCACCATCGGCCTGAGCCTGTACCGTATCGCGCAGGAGGCCCTCACCAACACCCGCAAGCACGCCGGAGCCGGCGCGACAGCCGACCTGCGGCTGCGTTACGAAACGGATGCCGTGGAAGTGGAGATCACCGACACCGGCCGGGGAGCGCACGCGCGATCCGTGCCGGCCGGGGCCGGGGCCGGGGCAGCCGGCGGGCTCGGCCACCAGGGCATGCGCGAGCGCGTCGCCGCGGTCGGCGGCACTCTCGTCCTGGCCAACCGGCCGCGCGGCGGATACCTGGTGCGCGCCCGGGTGCCGCTCGCCGGCGCCTCCGCGCCGAGCACACCCGACGGGCTTCTGCCGATGACCGAGCAGGCTGCCGAATGA
- a CDS encoding HNH endonuclease signature motif containing protein, whose translation MATSDATPKEPRGVALDPTVDPVAAAINAVIDPLIANEKVIAAGYAERTRLLAELDRLGHDPRIIAGLCGDPVESGRNDPDTGAHGPAWDDEELARRCMAAEAAGALRLKASTAGMMVFNAVRLTDQLPQFHQALRRGSITWGHAVKMLDLTDGVPEEILPAFEAKVLPAAEKLTSTQFVRVAGRILERMHPVPLQTRADAGFITRRVVLRPDADGMAWLNAYLKAEDAQAIYDRLSRIAATLDTDASAEASTPGADPAGTGEPRTKDQRRADAYRDLLRDGVGPAGLGHGIRGTVHVTVPALTLLGRSDEPAILEGYGPIDPEAARRIAGTATSWSRILTHPETGCRLSMGREQYAPPADMRRYLDARDRTCQGIGCTRRATLSEIDHTRPWNTGGPTDVDNLVKLCKSCHRLKHQSSFTTNQGPGGALTWTTPAGRKYASAPANTDPATYDPATYDQATLCTAANDPATLNPTAHDSPPPKPINSAPSAPQQGSTDTPPPF comes from the coding sequence ATGGCCACCTCAGATGCCACACCGAAAGAGCCCCGGGGCGTCGCTCTCGACCCGACGGTCGACCCGGTTGCGGCGGCGATCAACGCGGTGATCGACCCGCTGATCGCCAACGAGAAGGTCATCGCTGCCGGCTACGCGGAACGCACCCGGCTGCTGGCCGAGCTGGACCGGCTCGGCCACGACCCGCGGATCATCGCGGGCCTGTGCGGAGACCCGGTCGAGTCCGGCCGGAACGACCCCGACACCGGCGCTCACGGCCCGGCCTGGGACGACGAGGAACTGGCCCGCCGGTGCATGGCCGCCGAGGCTGCGGGGGCGTTGCGGTTGAAGGCGAGCACGGCGGGGATGATGGTGTTCAACGCCGTCCGCCTCACCGACCAGCTGCCCCAGTTCCACCAGGCGCTTCGCCGGGGCAGTATCACCTGGGGTCACGCGGTGAAGATGCTCGATCTCACCGACGGGGTGCCCGAAGAGATCCTGCCCGCGTTCGAAGCGAAGGTGCTGCCCGCAGCGGAGAAACTCACCTCCACCCAGTTCGTCCGGGTCGCCGGCCGAATCCTGGAGCGGATGCACCCGGTGCCCTTGCAGACCCGCGCCGACGCCGGCTTCATCACACGCCGGGTGGTGTTGCGGCCCGACGCCGACGGAATGGCGTGGCTGAACGCCTACCTCAAAGCCGAAGACGCCCAGGCGATCTACGACCGGCTCAGCCGCATCGCCGCCACCCTCGACACCGACGCGAGCGCCGAGGCCTCGACACCCGGCGCAGACCCGGCCGGCACCGGCGAGCCCCGCACCAAGGATCAGCGCCGCGCGGACGCGTACCGCGACCTGCTCCGCGACGGCGTCGGACCCGCCGGGCTCGGCCACGGCATCCGCGGCACCGTGCACGTCACCGTGCCCGCACTGACCCTGCTGGGCCGCAGCGACGAACCCGCCATCCTCGAGGGCTACGGCCCGATCGACCCCGAGGCCGCCCGCCGGATCGCCGGCACCGCGACCAGCTGGAGTCGCATCCTCACCCACCCCGAAACCGGCTGCCGACTCAGCATGGGCCGCGAGCAATACGCCCCACCGGCGGACATGCGCCGCTACCTCGACGCCCGCGACCGAACCTGCCAAGGCATCGGCTGCACCCGCCGCGCCACGCTCAGCGAAATCGACCACACCCGGCCCTGGAACACCGGCGGACCCACCGACGTGGATAACCTCGTGAAACTTTGTAAATCATGCCACCGCCTCAAACACCAGTCCAGCTTCACCACCAACCAAGGCCCCGGCGGCGCCCTCACCTGGACCACCCCCGCCGGCAGAAAATACGCCTCCGCCCCCGCCAACACCGACCCGGCCACCTACGACCCAGCCACCTACGACCAAGCCACCCTCTGCACCGCCGCCAACGACCCGGCCACCCTGAACCCCACCGCCCACGACAGCCCGCCACCCAAGCCGATCAACTCAGCGCCCTCCGCACCGCAGCAAGGCAGCACCGACACCCCTCCCCCGTTCTGA
- a CDS encoding ABC transporter ATP-binding protein, translated as MLEIRDINKHYGTHQVLTNVSFNVGAGRMTGFVGANGAGKTTSMRIILGVLSPGSGSVLLDGSPLSDGDRRRFGYMPEERGLYPKMKVAEQLVYLARLHGLTTSAAKRNANELLERLGLGERANDLVEALSLGNQQRAQIAAALVHDPEFLVLDEPFSGLDPIAVEVVLTVLKERAAAGAPVLFSSHQLDLVERLCDDLVIIAAGEIRANGSRERLRDQFSTPRFEIHTDADAGWIRGMTGITVIDFDGGEAVFEAESDAASQLVLREALTRGAVHSFGHLRPSLATIFKEVVQ; from the coding sequence ATGCTCGAGATCAGGGACATCAACAAGCACTACGGCACCCATCAGGTACTCACCAACGTGAGCTTCAACGTGGGTGCCGGCCGCATGACCGGTTTCGTCGGGGCCAACGGCGCCGGCAAGACCACCTCGATGCGGATCATTCTGGGCGTGCTCTCGCCCGGCTCCGGCAGCGTGCTGCTCGACGGCAGCCCGCTCAGCGACGGCGATCGCCGCCGGTTCGGGTATATGCCGGAGGAACGGGGCCTCTACCCCAAGATGAAGGTCGCCGAACAGCTGGTCTACCTGGCCCGACTGCACGGCCTGACCACCAGCGCCGCCAAGCGCAACGCGAACGAGCTGCTCGAGCGCCTCGGCCTGGGCGAGCGCGCCAACGACCTCGTCGAGGCGCTGTCGCTGGGCAACCAGCAGCGCGCTCAGATCGCGGCGGCGCTCGTGCACGACCCCGAATTCCTGGTGCTCGACGAACCGTTCTCCGGCCTTGACCCCATCGCCGTCGAGGTCGTGCTCACGGTTCTCAAAGAGCGCGCCGCCGCCGGCGCCCCCGTGCTGTTCTCCTCGCACCAGCTCGACCTGGTCGAACGGCTCTGCGACGACCTCGTGATCATCGCCGCCGGCGAAATCCGCGCCAATGGGTCCCGCGAGCGTCTGCGCGACCAGTTCAGCACCCCCAGGTTCGAGATCCACACGGATGCCGACGCCGGCTGGATCCGCGGCATGACCGGCATCACCGTGATCGACTTCGACGGCGGCGAGGCCGTCTTCGAAGCCGAGTCCGACGCCGCCAGCCAGCTGGTTCTCCGCGAGGCCCTCACCCGCGGCGCCGTGCATTCCTTCGGCCACCTCAGGCCCTCACTCGCCACCATCTTCAAGGAGGTCGTGCAATGA
- a CDS encoding TetR/AcrR family transcriptional regulator, whose protein sequence is MTTVNLAPNLAPDRRAELKARHREAILDAADALIRERGKPQFSVDELAERADVSRRTVFNHFGSLDDVIMTTCTRLLSAVVDEFRAATQASPAGDGSLVALFNEITAAVRAMDLPTVVAYLWEVLDADCEIARSPHALGDVFTRATEQLSTEIAERNTAIDEFEVAILVSSLMNGVAVVSGHWIARTQGTLDERSRAVWDDLLDRLITSVRAGYTAA, encoded by the coding sequence GTGACAACCGTGAACCTTGCCCCGAACCTTGCCCCCGATCGCCGCGCCGAGCTCAAGGCTCGTCACCGCGAGGCGATTCTGGATGCCGCTGACGCGCTCATTCGCGAGCGCGGCAAGCCGCAGTTCAGTGTTGATGAACTTGCCGAGCGAGCGGATGTCTCCAGGCGCACGGTGTTCAACCACTTCGGCTCGCTGGATGACGTGATCATGACCACCTGCACACGGTTGCTCAGCGCCGTCGTCGACGAATTCCGGGCGGCGACGCAGGCGTCCCCCGCGGGAGACGGCAGCCTCGTTGCCCTCTTCAACGAGATCACCGCCGCCGTGCGGGCCATGGACCTGCCCACCGTGGTCGCCTACCTCTGGGAGGTGCTCGACGCCGATTGCGAGATCGCACGCTCGCCGCACGCCCTGGGCGATGTCTTCACCCGGGCGACCGAGCAGCTGTCCACCGAAATCGCCGAGCGCAACACCGCGATCGACGAGTTCGAGGTGGCGATCCTGGTCAGCTCGCTGATGAACGGTGTCGCCGTGGTGTCCGGCCACTGGATCGCCCGCACCCAGGGGACGCTCGACGAGCGCTCACGGGCCGTGTGGGACGACCTGCTCGACCGCCTCATCACCTCGGTCCGTGCCGGCTACACCGCGGCCTGA
- a CDS encoding nitroreductase family protein, with amino-acid sequence MTLITDTHSRAADTTAPILPAMAERWSPRGFDPTAVIDEDTLTTVLEAARWAPSGNNNQPARFIVARRGSESFRKIHSNLMGFNQAWADKASVLILNIAEGDNPWAQYDLGQAVAHLTIQAQHEGLATHQLGGIDRKALADAFRLKANQDAVTVTVLGVLGDAADLTPELLEREIAPRTRKPLTEVLLVND; translated from the coding sequence ATGACCCTCATCACAGACACCCACAGCCGCGCCGCCGACACCACGGCACCGATCCTGCCGGCGATGGCCGAGCGTTGGAGCCCCCGCGGCTTCGATCCGACCGCCGTCATCGACGAGGACACTCTCACCACCGTGCTCGAGGCCGCCCGCTGGGCTCCGTCCGGCAACAACAACCAGCCGGCCCGCTTCATCGTGGCCCGACGCGGTTCGGAGAGCTTCCGCAAGATCCACTCCAACCTGATGGGCTTCAACCAGGCCTGGGCCGACAAGGCGTCGGTGCTGATCCTCAACATCGCCGAGGGTGACAACCCCTGGGCCCAGTACGACCTGGGCCAGGCCGTCGCGCACCTCACCATCCAAGCGCAGCACGAGGGCCTCGCCACCCACCAGCTCGGCGGCATCGACCGCAAGGCCCTGGCCGACGCGTTCCGCCTCAAGGCCAACCAGGATGCCGTCACCGTGACCGTGCTCGGTGTGCTCGGCGATGCCGCCGACCTCACCCCGGAGCTGCTCGAGCGCGAGATCGCCCCGCGCACCCGCAAGCCGCTCACCGAGGTCCTGCTCGTCAACGACTGA
- a CDS encoding low specificity L-threonine aldolase: MTSLHDLLSRGFASDNYSGIHPEILDAIVRANGAHQIAYGDDVYTAELQRVFARHFGEGVQAYPVFNGTGANVTGLQSMLPRWGAVVCASTAHINTDEGGAPERVGGLKLLPVETPDGKLTPALIDQEAWGWGDEHRAQPLVVSITQTTELGTLYTPAEVRAIADHAHAKGMLLHMDGARISNAAAALGVPFREFTSDAGVDMLSFGGTKNGMMLGECIVVLNPDASTGLKYLRKINMQLSSKMRFISAQLIALLDGDLWLRNADHANAMAARLRGALEEGLADGSVTGLSFSQPTQANAIFAVLPAGVADKVREFYRFYDWNPATGEVRWMCGFDTTTDDVDDFVAALKKELVSA, encoded by the coding sequence GTGACCTCCCTCCATGACCTGCTTTCCCGCGGCTTCGCATCCGACAACTACTCCGGCATTCACCCGGAGATCCTCGACGCCATCGTGCGAGCCAATGGCGCCCACCAGATCGCCTACGGCGACGACGTCTACACCGCGGAACTGCAGCGGGTTTTCGCGCGGCACTTCGGTGAGGGGGTTCAGGCGTACCCGGTGTTCAACGGCACCGGCGCCAACGTCACCGGCCTGCAATCGATGTTGCCGCGCTGGGGAGCGGTGGTCTGCGCGAGCACCGCGCACATCAACACCGATGAGGGCGGCGCCCCAGAGCGGGTCGGCGGGCTCAAGCTGCTGCCGGTCGAGACCCCCGACGGTAAGCTCACCCCGGCCCTGATCGACCAGGAGGCCTGGGGGTGGGGCGACGAGCACCGCGCCCAGCCGCTGGTCGTGTCGATCACCCAGACCACCGAGCTGGGCACCCTGTACACCCCGGCCGAGGTGCGCGCCATCGCCGACCACGCGCACGCCAAGGGCATGCTGCTGCACATGGACGGCGCCCGCATCTCCAACGCCGCAGCCGCCCTGGGAGTACCGTTCCGCGAGTTCACCAGCGACGCCGGCGTCGACATGCTCAGCTTCGGCGGCACCAAGAACGGCATGATGCTGGGTGAGTGCATCGTGGTACTGAACCCCGACGCATCCACCGGCCTGAAGTACCTGCGCAAGATCAACATGCAACTCTCGTCGAAGATGCGGTTCATTTCGGCGCAGCTGATCGCCCTGCTCGACGGCGACCTGTGGCTGCGCAACGCCGATCACGCCAACGCCATGGCCGCGCGTCTGCGCGGCGCACTCGAAGAGGGCTTGGCGGATGGTTCGGTGACCGGACTCTCGTTCAGCCAGCCCACCCAGGCCAACGCCATCTTCGCCGTGCTGCCCGCCGGCGTCGCCGACAAGGTGCGCGAGTTCTACAGGTTCTACGACTGGAACCCGGCCACCGGCGAGGTGCGCTGGATGTGCGGCTTCGACACGACCACCGACGACGTCGACGACTTCGTCGCCGCCCTGAAGAAGGAACTGGTCAGCGCATGA